The genomic interval CATTATGAAAAAGTACTTTCAATTTGATGAATTGGGGACAAACTACCGACGTGAAATTATAGGGGGATTAACAACATTCCTTTCAATGGCCTATATATTATTCGTTAATCCTATTACACTTTCCTTACAGGCTGTACCTGATCTGCCAGATGCAATGAGAATGGATCAAGGTGCTGTCTTCGTTGCAACAGCCATCGCTGCAGCAATTGGCTCATTAATAATGGGGGTTATTGGAAAGTATCCGATATCATTAGCACCAGGAATGGGATTAAATGCATTTTTCGCTTTTACTGTTGTACTTACATACGGAATACCTTGGCAGACAGCTCTTTCAGGTGTACTCGTTTCTGGAATTATCTTTATATTATTGACTCTTACTGGTCTTCGAGAAACCATTATTAATGCAATACCAGCAGAACTTAAACACGCTGTGGGCGCAGGTATTGGATTGTTCATTACTTTTATTGGTTTTCAAAATGCTGGAATTATTGTAAACAATGATGCAACTTTAGTTGGTTTAGGGGACTTCAGCAACGGTGCTACATTATTAGCGATTTTTGGTGTCATCATTACGGTCATCTTAATGATACGTGGAGTAAAAGCAGCGATCTTCTATGGAATGCTTCTTACTGCAATAGTAGGAATGATCTTTGGTTTAATTGATATTCCAAAACAAATTGTAGGTGCTGTCCCAAGTATAGAACCGACATTTGGACAAGCTTTCATAAATTTCGATCAAATCTTTACTCTTCAAATGCTTGTTGTCATTTTAACATTTTTATTTGTTGATTTCTTTGATACTGCAGGTACTCTTGTGGCGGTTGCAAATCAAGCTGGTTTAATGAAGGATAATAAATTACCGCGTGCAGGAAGAGCGTTGTTTGCTGATGCTACAGCGACGACAATTGGTTCAATTTTGGGTACATCAACAACTACTGCTTATGTGGAGTCATCTTCAGGTGTTGCTGCTGGTGCTCGATCTGGTTTTGCAGCTGTCGTTACAGCGAT from Metabacillus sediminilitoris carries:
- a CDS encoding NCS2 family permease, which translates into the protein MKKYFQFDELGTNYRREIIGGLTTFLSMAYILFVNPITLSLQAVPDLPDAMRMDQGAVFVATAIAAAIGSLIMGVIGKYPISLAPGMGLNAFFAFTVVLTYGIPWQTALSGVLVSGIIFILLTLTGLRETIINAIPAELKHAVGAGIGLFITFIGFQNAGIIVNNDATLVGLGDFSNGATLLAIFGVIITVILMIRGVKAAIFYGMLLTAIVGMIFGLIDIPKQIVGAVPSIEPTFGQAFINFDQIFTLQMLVVILTFLFVDFFDTAGTLVAVANQAGLMKDNKLPRAGRALFADATATTIGSILGTSTTTAYVESSSGVAAGARSGFAAVVTAILFLLALFLSPLLGVITPSVTAPALIVVGILMVSSLKSIDWNRLEIAVPAFFTIIMMPLSYSIATGIACGFVFYPITMLLKGKRKDIHPIMYFLFVVFILYFIFIA